From the Streptococcus sp. 29887 genome, one window contains:
- the rnhC gene encoding ribonuclease HIII, producing the protein MNTLVLQPSAQQKQAMLAHYDRYRQASKNPYIEAFFKLTGASLSIYTSGKVVFQGEMAEQEARRWGYEPENSGQTTTPGQNLPMIGTDEVGNGSYFGGLAVVASFVRPEDHAFLKSLGVDDSKKMTDQKICQIAPLLKEKIPHQALLLSPKKYNEVIEQGYNAVSVKVALHNQAIFLLLQKGVQPEKIVIDAFTSSQNYQKYLKKEANQFANPVTLEEKAEGKYLAVAVSSIIARSMFLENLTQLGQLVGRNLPSGAGSKSDHVAASILKEYGLAGLNQTAKLHFANTQKAQKLVK; encoded by the coding sequence ATGAATACTCTTGTACTACAGCCATCTGCCCAGCAGAAACAGGCCATGCTAGCCCACTACGACCGCTATCGTCAGGCCAGTAAAAATCCCTATATAGAAGCATTTTTCAAACTGACTGGAGCCAGCCTGTCCATCTATACTTCAGGCAAGGTCGTTTTTCAGGGGGAAATGGCAGAGCAGGAAGCAAGGCGCTGGGGTTATGAGCCAGAAAACTCTGGACAGACGACCACGCCTGGTCAAAACCTGCCCATGATTGGTACCGATGAAGTTGGAAACGGGTCTTATTTTGGTGGTTTAGCAGTGGTTGCCAGTTTTGTTCGCCCAGAAGACCATGCCTTTCTCAAGTCGCTTGGCGTGGATGATTCCAAAAAAATGACAGACCAAAAGATCTGCCAAATCGCCCCTCTCTTAAAAGAGAAAATCCCCCACCAAGCTCTGCTATTGTCACCCAAAAAATACAATGAGGTCATCGAGCAGGGCTACAATGCGGTGTCTGTCAAGGTCGCCCTACACAATCAGGCTATTTTCCTACTCTTGCAAAAGGGTGTCCAGCCTGAGAAGATTGTCATTGACGCCTTTACTTCTAGCCAAAATTATCAAAAATATCTAAAGAAAGAAGCCAATCAATTTGCTAATCCAGTGACCTTGGAAGAAAAGGCTGAGGGCAAGTACCTGGCTGTAGCAGTATCTTCTATCATTGCAAGAAGTATGTTTTTAGAGAACCTTACCCAGCTTGGTCAACTGGTAGGCAGAAACCTACCTTCCGGAGCTGGAAGCAAATCCGACCATGTCGCAGCCAGCATCTTAAAAGAATATGGTCTGGCAGGCCTAAACCAAACTGCCAAGCTCCACTTTGCCAATACGCAAAAAGCACAAAAATTAGTGAAATGA
- the lepB gene encoding signal peptidase I: protein MGKRRGFIAFLAEWGTLILFMIALFASRYFLWDPVSVDGHSMDPTLQHQEKLVMFKTTSIDRFDIVVASEIDSDGKEKLIVKRVVGMPGDTIRYVNDVLYINEQEVDEPYLDEYLAAFQKDKLQEEYAYNKQFQAVAQTAQAFTQDANGSVDFSLTVPEGQYYLLGDDRLVSLDSRSVGTFARDSIKGEVVFRMWPVNRIGTVD, encoded by the coding sequence ATGGGAAAAAGACGAGGCTTCATAGCCTTCTTAGCTGAATGGGGGACACTCATTCTCTTTATGATCGCTCTCTTTGCTAGTCGCTACTTCTTGTGGGACCCTGTATCCGTTGATGGTCATTCTATGGATCCTACTCTCCAACACCAAGAAAAGTTAGTAATGTTCAAAACCACATCCATAGATCGTTTTGATATTGTCGTGGCCAGCGAAATAGATAGCGATGGCAAGGAAAAACTCATTGTCAAACGGGTGGTCGGCATGCCGGGTGATACCATTCGCTATGTAAATGATGTCCTCTATATCAACGAGCAGGAAGTGGATGAACCCTATCTTGATGAATACTTAGCAGCCTTTCAAAAGGACAAATTGCAAGAAGAATATGCTTACAACAAACAATTCCAAGCCGTTGCCCAAACTGCCCAAGCCTTTACACAGGATGCCAATGGTTCTGTTGATTTCAGCCTTACAGTACCAGAAGGACAATACTATCTCTTAGGTGATGACCGCCTAGTATCTTTAGATAGCCGTAGCGTAGGAACTTTCGCGCGCGACAGTATCAAGGGCGAAGTTGTCTTCCGCATGTGGCCTGTCAATCGAATTGGAACTGTTGATTAA